In Cryptomeria japonica chromosome 1, Sugi_1.0, whole genome shotgun sequence, the sequence AAcataatttttgacgtggaaacccaaatagggaataaccacggtgggagttgacacccacaaatatttgtactcttttgaagtatgccctgttaggagcttacataATGTGCAGAAAAGGAGAAAGTGTGATGGTTATTAGAGAAGTGTCATAGTAGCATCTATGGAGGACACTTTAGTAGACATGCTAgagaaaggaaaaagaaatattTAAGTTGCATTTGGCTCAAACTTGAAGGAGATGTAATTAAGTTCACAAATAAATATCCAAAATGTGAAATTTACACATACATCCATCACACCCTACTCAAGATGTCTAGTCCATTTTTACACCATAGCCATTTTCTGCATAGGGATTGGATCTCATAGGATAAATCTCCTCGACATAAATTGATGGCCACGCTTTCATTATAGCCCCAAAATACTCACAAAATGGGTAGAGGTTATACCTCTAACTATTGTCTCAAGGATAGTCATTGCAAAATTTGTGCTAACATCAAATGATCTGTAGGTTTGGAATCCCATGGCTCGTAGTCATAGATAATGTTTTATCATTAAAATATCCTATAGATATAGGATTTGTGAGTAACTTCATATTGATCATAATTTTGCATTAGTTTATTACCATGTCGGTTGACAGATTTTGTTCCCTTTCAAAATATAACAATATGACTCAATGCCCACGTAAAGAATAAACCATCGATCAACAGTTGGATAAGTTGCGAATGTTTTTgcaactttcctctgaattttagaggtacaactccctcttatgatatgaaTTTGAGATTTTTCAAGTTGTGTTTTTAACTAGAAAGCAGGAAAGGCAAACTTCAAAAAATAAAAGAGGAATAGCATAAAACTAAATGATCATGGTCTTCATAACAAAGTATAAAGATCAATCACCATATGTCTCAAAAAAGAAATCATTCATCAGTATATATACAAAGATTTATACTAAGAATGATcactatagagagagagagagagagagagagatctttaACAGCAATCGGCTAGAAAATATTATCCGAATTCACCGCAATTTATAGAATGACTTTTAACCATAGCACAAAGTCTGAAATACAAAGATTCATTTAACTTATCAAAGGAATCATTCAAATAAACAATGGTGATAGCATCCAACAAAATTGAAACTCTAATTGAAATAGCAACATGTCctacccaaacttttgggcacaaacggaataatttttttttttaaacttaacctaataaaactaaatttgctaaataacgcattaacaagtcttgtcttaactaagtttggTTTCTTTTCAACTAAGAATAATTCAAACACTAGATCAAGTAAGCGAGATGATCTAAGCCAAATGCGGAAAattaattctccaaagaattattattatctcatcaaataataaatataataatttcatttaggCAAAAATCTCTAAATAAATTTGCAAGAGATATTAATAATCTCAAATAGCTTTTTAATTGCCTAGGAACTAAATTAATTAGCCCTAGCTCTTAGTTTTATAAAACctactatttatttttattttttttgatcgataacataTAGTAATATATTGCTTTTGAAATAAAAGTATTACAATCAAGGGGCAGAATGACAATCTGCTATACCAAGGGGTCACGCCCCTACTACAAAAAACCCAAGCATCAACCTACTAAGACCCATAGTCACAAAAGGGGTTGCTTACGTATACAAAAAGGACCACACCACAAACCCCAACTAGCCCAACCTAGCTACAAAACCAACCCAAAGCCTCCTCTCTTGAGAAATTGGGAATGCCCCTGCTGGAACCAGCCACCTGCTACTCACTCCCGCCACCTGGCACCATTCCAGGCCTTCCTCCACACAATGACCCACGCTCCACCACCTTCACTGGTTTCTTTGGGAGCTGATGTCAAACCAAAGGCCTCCCATTCTCGTCCAGGGGGGCCTTGGACCGAATGGGAGTCACCTTCCCATGGATATTGAAACGTTCAGTCGGCCCCAACTGGCGAACAAAGTTCACAATCTCTGCCCAGCCATTTCTTGCGTCCTCCACCTACGAAGTGAGTGGCCAAGAAGTAGACCAAACTATAAAAGGCTGCAACTCCCCAACATCTACTCCAATCCTTCTGCTTGGGCCCTCCGCCATCCTCAGCCCCACACCAATGATAGAATGGGCCACCACATCCTGCAAGCCTCCTGCCCATTTGGGTCGTAAAACCAGTGAAGAGATCCGTTGTACTTCCTCATTCGACTTCCCCACCTACAGGGCCAAAGCAGTAAACAGAGACGAGATGTCAAGATCTGTTCTAGGTCGCCAATCCTGAGAAAGAAATTCCTCTCCCAACAGAAGCCTAACTGCCCTCCAGAAGACATCTTTGTCCACTCTGAAAACATTCGAAAGCTTGATACTTGAGACAGGCCCTCGAAAAGCAGGCAATTGTCCGTCTGACTCCAACAAAAAATTTGCCTCCATCCTAACTCTCCGCTACACAGAAAGCAACCCTGAGCACTCCGTCAAAACACCAAGCTTTCCCCACAAAGTGCTAGGAATCAACACACAAGGGACTTAAAGGCCGCCTCCATCTCTTGTCATGAAAGcttcacatgctttgcattatccCAACATCATCGCCAGTCACTCACTCCGCACACCTCCATCATCAACCAACACCTCAAGGCCACTTACAACAAATTTGAAGAACACACACCATGAGGGACTTAAATTCCCACAGAGCCAATGTTGCGAGTGGACAAAACAATTCGAACTTGGGTTCACTTTTCCAAAAAGCCATCAACTCAAAACTTACTCAAGAAGACTACAATCTCTAAAGTCCTCAAACATACTAAACAAATTTTCCAAGGAACCATTTGCTCCCACATTAGAAATTTTTTTAACTTCCAAATTAGCTTCCCTTAGGACATGggttattttaaaatcttcaaaattgTTCAGCAGCAATTGCATCCTATGCACCTGCTTATCTAGAAACCACGCTTCCAATCTCTCTCGCGCAATCCCATTCAACACAACCTAAGAATCACCTTCTAAATGAAGTTTCTTGACTCCCAATTTCCCAGCCATAAGGATTGCTTCCAACGCAGCTTGACATTCGACAACATTGTTCGACCCATCCACCAATCGCTTGGCTGCAATGGCCAGAATGTTACCCTGATCATCTCAAGTAATCACCCCAACACCCAAGGGCCCTAGATTGCCCCTCGATGCTCTGTCAAAATTAATCTTAGTCCACCCCTTCTCAGGTGGGGTCCACTCTGGGGTTGGATTGCCCTTACTCTAAAGATTAGCCCTTAGCAGCCCATTAACAGGCCTGAATTTGACAAGAGGCCAGCTCAACAAAAATTTAGCATCAGCTTGTGAGAAAGGAGTCTTGGCTAAATTCACATTAGAGGCAACATTCAAAACCAATTCCGAGATGGCCCTCTCCAATCTAGTCAAAAACCGCTTACAATTTTCTACTCTACCATCAAACACTCTCCTGTTTCGCTCCTTCCAAAGTTCCCATAACACGGTAGAGGGAAAAATCTTCCAAATAGCGGCAAAGATGGAATTTTTACCCAAACTCAGCCAAGATTCCAACCATTCACACAAGTTCCCGGCCATGGGGCCCATCTAATTCAATCTCTGCAGCCCAAAAAGCCACGCCTTCTGAGCAAAATCACAATTTAGCAAAAGATGATCCACATCCTCGTCAGCCTTTTCACATAGAACATAGTGAAAAGGACTTGCAAACCCCATTTTCTTCAGGCGATCTCCAGAAAGAATCCTCTTATTGCCAGCCAGCCACGCAAAGGCTCCAGCTTTCGGAAGGCACACATTGTTCCAGCAAATCTTAGATTCCCACTCCTTCATCTTGGCATCTCTTTCCAAAAGAGTGATTCCCACTTTCACCAAGTAGCATTTACTCTTTGACCCGCACCAAATGATTTCATCCTCCTCCTTCGAGAACAAAACCTCACGATTACCCAAGATCTTGCTCAGATATCTTTCCTCCTCTTCCCCCAAATTTAAATCCCGATGGCCTTTCCAGCTCCTTCTCTGCCCCAGCAAGGGCGTATCATTCGACAAAAAATCACACACCTTAGAGCCCCAAACTTGACAAGTCTTTAAAACTATCTGCTGAAAAGCCTGGGATTCTAAAGATGGATGTCCATCCCAGGAATCCTGCCAAAAGTTCACCTTACGCCCATCACCAATATGCCAAGAAATGTGATTTGTTATCAGGCTTCTACAACTCACCAAAAAATTCCACAAAGCTGACCCTCTTGGGGGATCTCTCACTGTTAGGATCCTTTCCTTCTCCCCGCTATCCAAATACTTAGCTTGTAGAATTCTAACCCATCTTTGTTCCAGTTTACTATACATTTACCAAACTAACTTAGCCCCCATGGCCTCATTAATAATCTTCCAATCACAGAGTCCTACCCTCCCCCACCTTTGGGTTTACAAACTCTGTCCCAAGCCATGAGCGGAACTTTATCCTGATCCTAGTTACCATTCCACAAAAACTTCCTCATCTTCTGCTACATATTCTTGATGATAGAGGCTGGGAGTTTGAAGCAAGCCAATGGGAAAATAGGCATAGCTGAAACAACTGTCTTCAGCATTAGGATGTGCCCAGCCAAAGAAAGCCACTTACTCTTCCAGCCCTCCATCTTAGCTTTACAACCATCAAGCAACCCTTTCCACATATCTGACTTTCCTGCTCCAGCAAAGAATGGCATGCCAAGGAACTTACCAGGGAGTTGACAGATTTTTATCCCAAACACTCTAGCAATAGCTCTCTGGGACCAACCTTCCGTATGAAAGAAAAAAACCTCTAATTTGAGCCAGTTTATCTCCTATCCAGTAGCCCACGTGaatctatccaagactttcttcATAACCGAGGCCTCACGCATAGAAGCAACACTAAACAGACAAGTGTCATCTGCAAACTGAGAATGAGTTGTGGAGACAACCCCTTGAGCAATCTCAATACCCTTCCACAACCCTTGATCTCTCTTAACAGCAATCGACCGTCCAAGAACTTTAGCCCTCAAAATGAAGAGAAAGGGGGATATTGGATCCCCTTGCTGAATACCCCTAGACATTGAAAAGAAGCCATGAGGGCTACCATTAACTAAAACCGAAGCTGAGAACTGCATAAACATACTGGAAATCCACTTAATCCAGGACTTACCAAAACCAAATCTTTCCAACACAACCACAAGAAAAGACctatccaccctatcataggcttttcgGATATCAAGCTTTAAAATCATTCTCCTCTGTCTACCCTTCATAGCCATATGAATAGCTTCATGGGCCACAATCACCCCATCCACAATATTCCTTCCAAGGGTAAAACCACTTTGCTCACAGGAGATCAACTTATCGAGAATTAACTTAAGCTTGTTGGCAGCAACTTTTGAAATGATTTTGTAGATGGTGTTGCACAATGAAATAGGACGAAACTCCTCCATCCCAGCTGGCTTGGCCTTTTTAGGAATAAGTGCCACCATCGTATAGTTGAATTCCTTCAAAACAAAGCCTCTGGACCTAGACTCTTCAACCACTGCAACCAACTCCTTGCCAAGCACCTACCAGAAGGATTGAAAAAAGAACGCTTGAAACCCATCTGAGCCTGGTGCTTTCTCCCCACCCAACCCAAACACCGCAGCTTTAACTTCCTTCAGTGAGACAGGCTCCTCCAGCATGGAGTTGTCCTCCCTGGAAACTAAGGGAGCGATCAGCTCCAGAAGCTCCATCTGAACACCCGATTGGGCGATCCCACTCTTCCTCCACAAATTTTCAAAGAAACCCATAGCCTCTTTACCTATACTAACTGGGTCTTCAATAATCGAACCATCTGCAAGCCTCAAAGAAATAATTCTATTAAGACTTCACCTCGCTTTCACCGAACTATGAAAGAATTTCGTATTTCTGTCACCCGCTTTCAGCCAATTAACACGCGACTTTTGTTTCCAATAGATCTCCTCCCTTTGTAAAACTTCTCCATACCTACTAAGAAGGTCTTTCTCCGTCAGGAAGTCCACTTCATCCATACCTTCTGCCATGACTTTAGCATTCAAGGCCCCCAGATCACCTTCGAGTCTTCTCTTTTCATCAAAAATATTACCAAACACCTCCCTATTCCAAAATTTTAATTTCTGCTTCACATAACTAAGCTTTTTGAAAAATTGATAGGCCAGGAACCCTTCCACCACTGGGGCCTCCTTCCACCACCCCACTACAAGCTCTTTAAAACTCAATTCCCTAAGCCACATCTTTTCCACCTTGAAGGGACATTGAATTGGAACAGCATCATTCTGCACAACCAAGGAGAACGGAAAATGGTCTGACCCTGAGATGGCAAGTACCTCAGCCTCAAAAACAACAGGGGCAATACTCTGGTCTCCTGTGAGGAAGAATCTATCCAATTTCTCTGCAATATTGGAAAAACCTCTAcgcctattagtccaagtgaaatccCCTCCTTTAGCAACCACTTCTAAAAGAGCGTTCTCGTTAACAAAGGATTGGAAATCTAATTGTGACCGGCTCAACCTCCTCACCCCTCCAcacttctcagaggaagagagGGTGGCATTGAAATC encodes:
- the LOC131070874 gene encoding uncharacterized protein LOC131070874; the protein is MYSKLEQRWVRILQAKYLDSGEKERILTVRDPPRGSALWNFLVSCRSLITNHISWHIGDGRKVNFWQDSWDGHPSLESQAFQQIVLKTCQVWGSKVCDFLSNDTPLLGQRRSWKGHRDLNLGEEEERYLSKILGNREVLFSKEEDEIIWCGSKSKCYLVKVGITLLERDAKMKEWESKICWNNVCLPKAGAFAWLAGNKRILSGDRLKKMGFASPFHYVLCEKADEDVDHLLLNCDFAQKAWLFGLQRLN